From a single Arachnia propionica genomic region:
- a CDS encoding DUF2339 domain-containing protein, which produces MEKNEQPTSTGPEPEPSLRDVIKAIDGLTLRMDVIISHLDTPDALPEAPRQRTNTYREQQKPATPPPPQPPHRPTATGPTPLQISIPAPTRRAPAAPTPPPPRTIPVSLPSPPVAKKPQPLTRDTDVTTSSPGSPDEVPLGDFFHSPEPKHPLLDSIRKRAGEAALGKYLLSAAAAVLVFLAAASLIALLWNSIPDIVKVGAVGVTAVTLTAVGMGMVSRATTNRLPAATITGIGGGLGFVCLVGAVLLGLLPPLSAFLALTGWTIILILVAARTRLPYITIITALGGLSTIGLAAAQSRIHPEQSFLGLMMTVGYVAAITLTTAMTARKAVEQSRFRPLYLLSASAIGLPALFMAPVGKAREITEAGTLVAMLVLVALLFAQLILVVRAGEVPEDEIPEDETPETTPESPIGTPTNPWALAWLTAPLLIAISTLRLRPVPPPRADLDWFQHQDFTLLAVAHLIVLAVVVVPLVFKGVAAQAGQWAGHCLFVSAFVAAGILLPQLKNESLALGALIAVLALTAVPAMLAGNAIHAITVPAAVVFLTWVGHDPDIALSLVRLGALAVAVAVALILEKRLPDGPEHIVAVWLVVFLLVLRLPTVVQELLRRLGVEPAWSVTVWGILMLSVIVALIGLGLGSGHATTLPLLSGRLFGQRAHLVDDPAVGTVSATPSSPVPMILTLGTTGVMQYAIYAVTSWSVLPWRPAAHPAWAFLAHELALIPFVLAVGCAVVWMMWPLVRHPWHGVAAGVTFTLSLLGMNTLLTATNVDSATSSAFLIIAGALSIVAGFRTHATAMRLYGLMLVMLMVLKLAVIDMSGQNSITRILSLLVAGVICFALSVAYSRLSAHLSGASEETKDLG; this is translated from the coding sequence ATGGAGAAGAACGAACAACCGACAAGCACCGGTCCAGAACCCGAGCCGAGCCTGCGCGACGTGATCAAGGCCATCGACGGCCTGACCCTCAGGATGGACGTGATCATCTCCCACCTGGACACACCAGACGCCCTGCCCGAGGCGCCACGGCAACGCACCAACACCTACCGGGAGCAGCAGAAACCAGCCACACCGCCGCCACCGCAACCGCCCCACCGCCCCACCGCGACCGGGCCGACCCCGTTGCAGATATCGATCCCCGCCCCCACACGGCGGGCTCCTGCGGCGCCCACGCCCCCGCCTCCCCGGACGATCCCGGTGTCACTTCCTTCACCACCGGTGGCGAAGAAGCCTCAGCCGCTCACGCGGGACACGGACGTCACGACATCGTCGCCCGGGAGCCCGGACGAGGTTCCCCTCGGCGACTTCTTCCACTCCCCGGAACCCAAACACCCGCTCCTGGACTCGATCAGGAAACGCGCAGGCGAAGCCGCCCTGGGCAAATACCTGCTGTCAGCCGCCGCGGCAGTGCTGGTCTTCCTGGCCGCGGCCAGTCTCATCGCGCTGCTGTGGAACTCGATACCGGACATCGTCAAGGTCGGGGCCGTCGGGGTGACAGCCGTCACGTTGACCGCCGTCGGGATGGGCATGGTCTCCAGGGCCACGACGAACCGGCTGCCGGCGGCGACGATCACCGGCATCGGAGGCGGACTGGGATTCGTCTGTCTGGTCGGCGCGGTCCTGTTGGGATTGTTGCCCCCGCTGTCCGCCTTCCTCGCGCTCACCGGGTGGACGATCATCCTGATCCTGGTCGCCGCGCGCACCCGCCTGCCCTACATCACGATCATCACGGCGCTGGGAGGGTTGTCGACCATCGGACTGGCCGCAGCGCAATCCCGCATCCATCCCGAGCAGTCCTTCCTGGGACTGATGATGACGGTGGGTTACGTGGCAGCCATCACCCTGACCACCGCCATGACTGCACGGAAGGCTGTCGAACAGTCCCGCTTCAGGCCCCTGTACCTGCTGTCGGCCAGCGCAATCGGGCTTCCCGCGTTATTCATGGCACCCGTCGGGAAGGCACGGGAGATCACCGAGGCCGGCACCCTCGTGGCCATGCTCGTTCTCGTGGCGCTCCTGTTCGCCCAACTCATCCTGGTCGTGAGGGCGGGCGAAGTACCTGAGGACGAAATCCCCGAGGACGAGACCCCCGAGACCACACCGGAGTCACCTATCGGGACCCCGACGAACCCCTGGGCACTGGCCTGGCTGACCGCCCCGCTGCTGATAGCCATCTCGACGCTGCGACTCAGGCCAGTGCCACCGCCGAGAGCCGACCTGGACTGGTTCCAACACCAGGACTTCACCCTGCTGGCCGTGGCGCACCTGATCGTCCTCGCCGTCGTCGTGGTGCCACTGGTTTTCAAGGGAGTCGCCGCACAAGCCGGACAATGGGCCGGGCACTGCCTGTTCGTCAGCGCCTTCGTGGCAGCGGGCATCCTGCTGCCCCAGCTGAAGAACGAATCCCTGGCCCTGGGCGCGCTCATCGCCGTTCTGGCCCTGACCGCGGTGCCTGCGATGCTGGCCGGCAATGCGATCCACGCCATCACCGTGCCGGCCGCGGTCGTGTTCTTGACCTGGGTCGGACACGACCCGGACATCGCCCTGAGTCTGGTGCGGTTGGGCGCCCTGGCAGTGGCCGTGGCGGTCGCGCTGATCCTCGAGAAACGTCTCCCGGACGGGCCGGAGCACATCGTGGCCGTCTGGCTGGTGGTGTTCCTGCTGGTGCTGCGCCTGCCCACGGTCGTCCAGGAACTGCTGCGGCGGTTGGGCGTCGAGCCGGCCTGGAGCGTCACGGTCTGGGGAATCCTCATGTTGAGTGTGATCGTGGCGCTGATCGGGCTGGGCCTCGGAAGCGGGCACGCGACGACCCTGCCCCTGCTATCCGGCAGGCTGTTCGGACAGCGGGCGCACCTGGTCGACGACCCCGCGGTCGGCACGGTGTCAGCGACCCCGTCGTCGCCGGTTCCGATGATCCTGACCCTCGGGACGACCGGTGTGATGCAGTACGCGATCTACGCAGTCACGTCCTGGTCCGTGCTGCCGTGGCGGCCCGCAGCCCACCCGGCGTGGGCCTTCCTGGCCCACGAGCTGGCGCTGATCCCCTTCGTGCTCGCTGTGGGCTGCGCGGTGGTGTGGATGATGTGGCCGCTGGTGCGGCACCCGTGGCACGGCGTGGCCGCCGGCGTCACCTTCACCCTCTCGCTGCTCGGGATGAACACCCTCCTGACGGCGACGAACGTGGATTCCGCGACGAGCAGCGCCTTCCTCATCATCGCCGGCGCCCTCAGTATCGTCGCGGGTTTTCGCACCCACGCCACGGCCATGCGCCTGTACGGGCTGATGTTGGTGATGTTGATGGTGCTCAAACTCGCCGTGATCGACATGTCCGGGCAGAACTCCATCACCCGCATCCTGTCGCTGCTGGTGGCGGGCGTGATCTGCTTCGCCTTGTCCGTGGCCTACAGCCGGCTGAGCGCCCACCTGAGCGGCGCCTCGGAGGAAACGAAGGATCTCGGCTAG
- a CDS encoding helix-turn-helix transcriptional regulator, protein MPLWSRPGPGGGYGLLSGGALPPVTLTDAQALSLLAAVAAAPDAPYSDLAAAAVRKIMDVLDPNTRARVDQLASRVWVNPAATVSRVIRSACEQAMTEQRVLRIDYVAADGAATRRDVEPILFANTNGTWYLIGWCRLRDAVRWFLVSRIRRASVTREPCTGHTVAESGTPPPTATSVRINRG, encoded by the coding sequence TTGCCGCTCTGGTCGCGGCCTGGCCCCGGCGGCGGTTACGGGCTACTCAGCGGCGGAGCACTACCGCCGGTGACGCTCACTGATGCTCAGGCCCTGTCGCTTCTCGCCGCCGTCGCGGCAGCTCCGGATGCGCCCTACTCCGATCTTGCCGCTGCCGCGGTTCGCAAGATCATGGATGTCCTCGACCCAAACACACGAGCGCGGGTCGATCAGCTCGCTTCACGCGTGTGGGTGAACCCAGCAGCCACCGTCTCGAGAGTCATTCGTTCTGCCTGTGAGCAGGCCATGACTGAGCAGCGTGTACTGCGCATCGACTACGTCGCCGCCGATGGCGCTGCCACCCGGCGCGATGTCGAACCGATCCTGTTCGCCAACACCAACGGCACCTGGTACCTCATTGGATGGTGCCGCCTGCGCGATGCCGTGCGCTGGTTCTTGGTCAGCAGGATCCGACGGGCAAGCGTCACCCGCGAACCGTGCACGGGTCACACCGTAGCTGAGAGCGGTACACCCCCACCCACTGCTACGAGCGTGAGAATCAACCGCGGCTGA
- a CDS encoding alpha/beta hydrolase has protein sequence MPGYWLGAWAWDEVIEKLTSAGALATALTLPGLDPRDPQRAARTLDDQAEAIAGVLGQLGGDVVLVGHSGANGPVSVVLDRHPELIRRVIWVDSGPMANDGAFAPDLPAAVLELPLPDFDTLSQQASLEGLNDQHLTRFRSKAVPEPAGVARASVELTNAARHDVATTLICCSLPSAQVLELAAQGHPMFSAVAQLTQLDVVDLPTGHWPMWSRPQELANAIHTAASLIDSRSPGLS, from the coding sequence ATCCCCGGGTATTGGCTTGGCGCCTGGGCCTGGGACGAGGTGATCGAGAAGTTGACCTCCGCAGGTGCCCTGGCCACGGCCCTGACCTTGCCTGGTCTCGACCCGCGGGACCCCCAGCGCGCGGCGCGGACACTCGATGACCAGGCCGAGGCCATTGCCGGCGTGCTGGGTCAGCTGGGTGGCGATGTCGTTTTGGTGGGACACAGCGGCGCCAATGGTCCCGTGAGCGTTGTCCTGGACAGGCACCCGGAGCTGATCCGCCGCGTGATCTGGGTCGACTCCGGCCCGATGGCCAACGACGGCGCGTTCGCACCCGACCTGCCGGCAGCGGTCCTCGAGCTGCCGCTACCTGACTTCGACACGCTGAGCCAGCAAGCGAGCCTTGAAGGTCTCAACGACCAGCACCTCACCCGATTCCGCTCCAAGGCCGTGCCCGAACCCGCCGGAGTCGCTCGCGCGTCCGTCGAGCTGACCAATGCTGCACGCCACGACGTGGCCACTACCCTCATCTGTTGCTCCCTGCCCAGTGCCCAGGTCCTCGAACTGGCCGCGCAAGGACACCCCATGTTCAGCGCCGTAGCCCAGCTCACCCAGCTGGACGTGGTCGACCTGCCGACCGGCCACTGGCCCATGTGGAGTCGCCCGCAAGAGCTTGCCAACGCCATTCACACCGCAGCCAGCCTGATCGATTCCAGGTCTCCTGGCCTATCGTGA
- a CDS encoding class I SAM-dependent methyltransferase, with protein sequence MEKVELTGVPETMLQTLHARAQYTLSHPQLLSDPQAVELVSRIDYDFTAAQSDRFMSFGTAARTLLFDDLVRDFIARHPGCTVVNIACGLDTRFHRVDDGKMRWYDLDLPQVIDVRQRLIAPVERVRTIAASALDPRWPEDVDATGEVLVVVEGLTMYLSSDDMRILMGIIHDSFPGVTALVEVMAPLFQRFGREKSVVKSGAKFTYGCRSGKEFCRTVAPGFRAERDVRLSEGMRRIQPRSWLITWFPLFRMIEEKILVLTAR encoded by the coding sequence ATGGAGAAAGTCGAACTCACCGGGGTCCCGGAAACCATGTTGCAGACCCTTCACGCCAGGGCCCAGTACACGCTGTCCCACCCGCAGCTGCTGTCCGACCCGCAAGCGGTCGAGCTGGTCTCCCGCATCGACTACGATTTTACGGCTGCTCAATCCGATCGGTTCATGTCCTTCGGGACTGCGGCCCGCACCCTGCTGTTCGACGACCTTGTCCGCGACTTCATCGCCCGGCATCCAGGGTGCACCGTCGTCAACATTGCGTGCGGACTAGACACCCGTTTCCATCGCGTCGACGACGGGAAGATGCGCTGGTACGACCTCGATCTACCGCAGGTGATCGACGTCCGCCAGCGACTCATCGCCCCAGTGGAACGGGTCCGGACGATCGCCGCCTCGGCATTGGATCCGCGATGGCCCGAGGACGTGGATGCGACAGGCGAGGTGCTGGTTGTCGTCGAGGGCCTGACCATGTACCTGAGCTCCGACGACATGCGCATCCTGATGGGGATCATTCACGACTCCTTCCCTGGTGTGACGGCCCTGGTGGAAGTCATGGCGCCGCTGTTCCAGCGCTTCGGGCGAGAGAAGTCCGTCGTCAAGTCCGGGGCGAAGTTCACCTACGGATGTCGCAGCGGCAAGGAATTCTGCCGCACCGTGGCGCCCGGTTTCCGGGCTGAACGCGACGTCAGGTTGTCCGAGGGGATGCGACGGATCCAGCCTCGGAGCTGGCTGATCACCTGGTTCCCGTTGTTCCGGATGATCGAGGAGAAGATCCTCGTCTTAACGGCCCGGTAG
- a CDS encoding DUF6620 family protein: MLGKFFKKAKETVSGISDAVRGVEHVDWITHAFPYSLEMLMDVDEARDLSRPRPPAGLDPAAVQYADAWYGIWARVRDGHVAPVQAVEAGDVAGAQQALAQWEAQLAQADVEQARLVDFRGNRHLVLANSDIHTTLEAMVEEVREYIGLRISGQDPMEHATEAITRVVSIHTSMNNALLGFYHDPSGAAARAAENAAFAPIEAMRQVNPAAPELQPVLGVSLHDWVAASAKMHAGVPGDEIARILGVERPQWDQASAEWTQRVQMLPMTVGMEYANLMSRPHPKFDAAGSAGGVPSNAARLSTDRDFYIECAAAAAAATEAGLDAGGYLESNYGVTVAQVGSAGVNWMMDLRNADSLITLQQAKQREIAARIASQTGPGIADDIQF; this comes from the coding sequence ATGCTGGGAAAATTCTTCAAGAAGGCCAAGGAGACCGTCTCCGGGATCAGCGACGCCGTGCGCGGCGTGGAGCACGTCGACTGGATCACCCATGCCTTCCCGTACAGCCTCGAGATGCTGATGGACGTCGACGAGGCCCGCGACCTCTCGCGTCCCCGTCCCCCGGCGGGCCTCGACCCGGCCGCCGTTCAGTACGCCGACGCCTGGTACGGGATCTGGGCGCGGGTGCGCGACGGGCACGTCGCGCCGGTGCAGGCCGTCGAGGCCGGTGACGTCGCGGGGGCACAGCAGGCGCTGGCCCAGTGGGAGGCGCAGCTGGCGCAGGCCGACGTGGAGCAGGCCCGGCTCGTTGATTTCCGGGGCAACCGCCATCTGGTGCTGGCCAACTCGGACATCCACACCACGCTGGAAGCCATGGTCGAGGAGGTGCGCGAGTACATCGGGCTGCGCATCTCCGGTCAGGACCCCATGGAACACGCCACCGAGGCGATCACCCGGGTGGTGTCGATCCACACCTCGATGAACAATGCGCTGCTCGGGTTCTACCACGACCCCTCCGGCGCCGCTGCCCGTGCCGCCGAGAACGCCGCCTTCGCGCCCATCGAGGCGATGCGACAGGTCAACCCGGCTGCCCCCGAACTCCAGCCGGTGCTCGGGGTCTCCCTCCACGACTGGGTCGCAGCGTCGGCGAAGATGCACGCCGGGGTCCCGGGCGACGAGATCGCGCGTATCCTCGGCGTCGAACGTCCCCAATGGGATCAGGCATCGGCGGAATGGACCCAGCGCGTCCAGATGCTCCCGATGACGGTCGGGATGGAGTACGCGAACCTCATGTCCCGTCCCCACCCGAAGTTCGACGCGGCAGGCTCCGCCGGTGGGGTGCCGTCGAACGCGGCCCGGCTGTCCACCGACCGTGACTTCTACATCGAGTGCGCAGCCGCCGCGGCTGCCGCCACCGAGGCAGGTCTCGACGCGGGCGGCTATCTCGAGTCCAACTACGGGGTCACCGTTGCCCAGGTCGGCAGTGCCGGGGTGAACTGGATGATGGACCTGCGCAACGCCGATTCCCTCATCACCTTGCAGCAGGCCAAGCAGCGGGAGATCGCCGCCCGGATCGCGTCCCAGACCGGTCCCGGGATCGCCGACGACATCCAGTTCTGA
- a CDS encoding SPFH domain-containing protein — MALPWIEIVECLDPDPQLVLWRYPDPDGRIKSGAKLIVRENQNALLLAKGQAAGVYLPGTYSLPTGNIPILSNLAGWKYGFASPHIYDIFYIATRQFVDLKWGTPAPVMMADEKFGQVRVRAFGSYSARITDIPRFFREYAGAYPVLTIRDLEVQLRDYIAAKFGEVLATQQISVLDVAANLSAVNARLLPAIAPYFLDLGVTLTQFTVTSVTLPDEVNEYYDKVTSMNMIGDMSRFQAFNTAIATANPNTAAGQGVQGGMAMGIAMGQVQQQLGTPAQQGFPAQPMQPAQPAAPAPSAPSAGMDDPVERLAKLKKMFEAGLITADEFNAKKSQIIEAL, encoded by the coding sequence GTGGCACTGCCCTGGATCGAAATTGTTGAATGTCTCGACCCGGACCCGCAGCTCGTGCTGTGGCGCTACCCGGATCCCGACGGGCGGATCAAGTCCGGGGCGAAATTGATCGTCCGAGAGAACCAGAACGCCCTGCTGCTGGCGAAGGGACAGGCAGCCGGCGTCTACCTGCCCGGCACCTACAGCCTCCCGACCGGTAACATCCCGATCCTGTCCAACCTCGCGGGGTGGAAGTACGGGTTCGCGTCGCCGCACATCTACGACATCTTCTACATCGCGACCCGCCAGTTCGTCGATCTCAAGTGGGGAACCCCGGCGCCGGTGATGATGGCCGACGAGAAGTTCGGGCAGGTCCGGGTGCGTGCGTTCGGGTCCTACTCCGCGCGCATCACCGACATTCCCCGGTTCTTCCGGGAATACGCCGGGGCCTATCCGGTGCTGACGATCCGCGACCTCGAGGTTCAGCTTCGCGACTACATCGCCGCGAAGTTCGGTGAGGTGCTGGCCACCCAGCAGATCTCCGTCCTCGACGTCGCCGCGAACCTGTCGGCGGTCAACGCGCGCCTGCTGCCCGCCATCGCTCCCTATTTCCTGGACCTGGGGGTGACGCTCACCCAGTTCACCGTGACCTCGGTGACGCTGCCCGACGAGGTCAACGAGTACTACGACAAAGTCACCAGCATGAACATGATCGGTGACATGTCGCGGTTCCAGGCCTTCAACACCGCCATCGCGACCGCCAACCCCAACACCGCAGCCGGGCAGGGCGTCCAAGGAGGGATGGCCATGGGCATCGCGATGGGGCAGGTGCAGCAGCAGCTCGGTACCCCGGCCCAGCAGGGTTTCCCCGCCCAGCCGATGCAGCCCGCGCAACCGGCAGCGCCCGCGCCGTCCGCGCCGTCCGCGGGGATGGATGATCCCGTCGAGCGACTCGCGAAACTGAAGAAGATGTTCGAGGCCGGGCTCATCACCGCCGACGAGTTCAACGCCAAGAAATCGCAGATCATCGAGGCCCTGTGA
- a CDS encoding DUF4919 domain-containing protein has protein sequence MDFVEVMKSFVLNPSEETLAPLQAEIMAAANYDPLVLFESVVSPLVDSGNHQGAVDAVWRMLPGAFLSPTAHAMLAHSYDQLGDEKAAQRETKFARLSLDTLMSSGDGTQDAPYQVLRVSDEYDVLRYAQRTSVAQRVVVVDGQGYDVHQCADGSEVWFKLLWQTS, from the coding sequence ATGGATTTCGTAGAAGTGATGAAAAGTTTTGTCCTGAACCCCAGCGAGGAGACGTTGGCTCCGCTGCAGGCCGAGATCATGGCCGCCGCCAACTACGACCCCCTCGTGCTTTTCGAATCCGTGGTCTCCCCGCTGGTGGACAGTGGCAACCATCAAGGGGCTGTTGATGCGGTGTGGCGCATGCTTCCGGGGGCGTTTCTGAGTCCCACGGCACATGCGATGCTTGCCCACAGCTACGACCAGCTGGGTGACGAGAAGGCGGCGCAGCGCGAGACGAAATTTGCCCGGCTGTCCCTGGACACCCTGATGAGTAGTGGCGATGGAACCCAGGATGCCCCGTACCAGGTGCTGCGGGTGAGCGACGAGTACGACGTGTTGCGTTACGCGCAACGCACCTCCGTTGCGCAGCGTGTGGTTGTCGTTGATGGGCAGGGGTATGACGTGCACCAGTGTGCCGACGGCAGTGAGGTGTGGTTCAAGCTGTTGTGGCAGACCAGCTGA
- a CDS encoding putative T7SS-secreted protein: MGAQYRGEPEFVIEGNPSGIRGRVATMKTCSESFDQVGESLGGVETEHWVGKAADRFRSRLEEEPRRWAGVADGFRSAAAALEGYAAALEAAQQAAQVCKENYEEGKRVSATAKADYDRDVSEGFQKKAAWEAQNGSGTYTLTITPFTDPGQALRDRAIADFQAVIEELEKTGGDTEQAVAQAHADADPTRQWPNKGTEASSSAADLTSQDAAEDKERGKLDPAVKEEWSKLSNEERKKILQAIVDEEFAKDGMKAPKISFKHEGKKRSYGSWTESEVFGNELMINEDLLDDPQILHTAAHESRHAEQHQLDEEVTPRAGEYLAGDREREAKRKYRENLLKQHDVTREEVEAWHDDFNRPVWSDWGKTKEEKFDDYYNRSIEKDARKAGRDFVNSLTPEEFGKYKRKAGVG, translated from the coding sequence ATGGGAGCGCAGTACCGGGGAGAGCCGGAGTTCGTGATCGAGGGGAATCCGTCGGGAATCCGCGGACGCGTCGCAACCATGAAAACGTGCTCCGAGAGTTTCGACCAGGTGGGTGAGTCGCTGGGTGGGGTTGAGACCGAGCATTGGGTGGGTAAGGCTGCGGATCGTTTCCGTTCTCGTCTCGAGGAAGAGCCGCGGCGTTGGGCTGGTGTTGCGGATGGGTTCCGCAGCGCCGCTGCTGCCCTGGAGGGATACGCGGCTGCTTTGGAGGCCGCGCAGCAGGCGGCGCAGGTGTGTAAGGAAAACTATGAGGAGGGTAAGCGGGTCAGCGCAACCGCGAAGGCGGACTACGATCGTGATGTTTCTGAGGGGTTTCAGAAGAAGGCGGCGTGGGAGGCGCAGAACGGTTCGGGCACTTACACGCTTACTATTACGCCGTTCACGGATCCAGGGCAGGCGTTGCGTGATCGTGCGATTGCTGATTTCCAGGCTGTGATTGAGGAGTTGGAGAAAACCGGGGGTGATACCGAGCAGGCGGTCGCGCAGGCCCACGCTGATGCTGACCCAACCCGCCAATGGCCCAACAAGGGGACCGAAGCCAGTTCTAGTGCCGCAGATCTAACGTCTCAAGACGCGGCGGAGGACAAGGAGCGCGGCAAACTGGATCCTGCTGTCAAGGAGGAATGGAGCAAGCTGAGCAACGAGGAACGGAAGAAAATACTGCAGGCGATCGTCGATGAGGAGTTCGCCAAGGATGGCATGAAAGCGCCAAAAATATCCTTCAAACATGAGGGTAAAAAAAGGAGTTACGGCTCGTGGACTGAAAGTGAAGTTTTTGGTAACGAGTTGATGATCAACGAAGATCTTCTTGATGATCCGCAGATCTTGCATACTGCCGCCCATGAATCCAGACATGCCGAACAGCATCAACTTGACGAAGAAGTTACTCCCAGAGCCGGGGAATACCTTGCGGGAGATCGTGAGCGAGAAGCAAAAAGGAAGTATCGAGAAAACCTGCTGAAACAGCATGATGTCACTCGCGAAGAAGTGGAAGCGTGGCACGATGATTTTAATCGTCCTGTCTGGAGTGACTGGGGCAAAACTAAGGAGGAAAAATTCGACGACTATTACAATCGGTCCATAGAGAAGGATGCGCGCAAAGCTGGACGTGACTTCGTCAATTCATTGACCCCGGAGGAGTTTGGGAAGTATAAACGCAAGGCCGGTGTCGGATGA
- the iolD gene encoding 3D-(3,5/4)-trihydroxycyclohexane-1,2-dione acylhydrolase (decyclizing), producing MSTVRLTVGQAIIRFLVNQYTERDGIERRLIAGAFGIFGHGNVAGIGQALLQNDLDPAPEGERMRYVMPRNEQGMVHAAAAYAKTTNRLSTWMCTASIGPGSLNMVTGAALATTNRLPVLLFPSDQFATRFPDPVLQQVEDPVSPMTAATDCFRPVSRFFDRIERPEQLIPSLLAGLRVLTDPVDTGAVTIALPQDVQAESYDFPVEFFARRVWHVRRPPAEAAAIERAAAIIRDARKPLVVAGGGVIYAEASTQLRAFADATGIPVSDTQAGKGAINHDHPAAVGGVGSTGAASANALADEADVVIGIGTRYSDFTTASHTQFKNPDVKFVNINVAAFDAAKHSAEMVVGDARESLEALTAALDGYRVGDDYTRRIAELKADWAKATHECYHRDQTPLPAQTEVFGALNELMSDRDVVINAAGSMPGDLQCLWQASSPEQYHVEYAFSCMGYEIPAAMGVKLARPEAEVVSIVGDGTYQMLPMELATIVQEKVKVIFVLLQNYGFASIGALSESHGSQRFGTRYRTGETPHNADGDLLPVDIAANAESWGLKVLRVHGMEEFRRAYAEAVACEGPVMIHIETDLYGPNPPGSSWWDVPISEVSRLESTQQARTWYEGKKTDQRHYLR from the coding sequence GTGTCAACAGTGCGTCTCACCGTCGGGCAGGCGATCATTCGCTTCCTCGTCAACCAGTACACCGAACGCGACGGTATCGAGCGACGTCTCATTGCCGGCGCTTTCGGCATCTTCGGACACGGCAACGTCGCCGGGATCGGACAGGCCCTGCTGCAGAACGATCTCGATCCAGCCCCCGAGGGCGAGCGGATGCGCTACGTCATGCCCCGCAACGAGCAGGGCATGGTGCACGCCGCCGCGGCCTACGCCAAGACCACGAATCGGTTGAGCACCTGGATGTGCACCGCCTCGATCGGCCCCGGGTCGTTGAACATGGTCACGGGTGCGGCCCTGGCCACGACGAATCGGCTGCCGGTGCTGCTGTTCCCCTCCGACCAGTTCGCCACCCGTTTCCCCGATCCGGTGTTGCAGCAGGTCGAGGACCCGGTTTCGCCGATGACCGCCGCCACCGACTGCTTCCGTCCGGTCTCGCGGTTCTTCGACCGCATCGAACGGCCCGAGCAGCTCATCCCGTCGCTGCTGGCCGGGCTGCGGGTGCTGACCGATCCGGTCGACACGGGGGCGGTGACCATCGCCCTGCCGCAGGACGTGCAGGCCGAGTCCTACGACTTCCCCGTCGAGTTCTTCGCGCGACGGGTCTGGCACGTGCGTCGCCCACCGGCTGAGGCCGCCGCCATCGAACGGGCCGCCGCGATCATCCGGGACGCGCGCAAACCCCTCGTCGTCGCGGGCGGCGGCGTGATCTACGCGGAGGCGTCGACGCAGCTGCGGGCCTTCGCGGACGCCACCGGGATTCCCGTTTCCGACACCCAGGCCGGCAAGGGCGCGATCAACCACGACCACCCGGCTGCGGTCGGCGGGGTCGGGTCGACGGGCGCGGCCTCGGCCAATGCCCTGGCCGACGAGGCCGACGTCGTGATCGGCATCGGGACGCGCTACTCGGACTTCACCACCGCCTCCCACACCCAGTTCAAGAACCCGGATGTGAAGTTCGTCAACATCAACGTCGCCGCCTTCGACGCCGCCAAGCACAGCGCCGAGATGGTGGTTGGCGACGCCCGCGAGTCCCTGGAGGCGCTGACCGCTGCTCTCGACGGGTACCGGGTCGGCGACGACTACACCAGGCGCATCGCGGAACTGAAAGCGGACTGGGCGAAGGCCACGCATGAGTGCTACCACCGCGATCAGACCCCGCTGCCCGCGCAGACCGAGGTGTTTGGGGCACTCAACGAGCTGATGAGCGACAGGGACGTGGTCATCAACGCCGCCGGTTCGATGCCCGGCGACCTCCAGTGCCTGTGGCAAGCCTCCAGCCCGGAGCAGTACCACGTGGAGTACGCCTTCTCCTGCATGGGCTACGAGATCCCTGCAGCGATGGGTGTGAAACTGGCCAGGCCCGAGGCCGAGGTGGTCTCCATTGTCGGCGACGGCACCTACCAGATGCTGCCGATGGAGCTCGCGACCATCGTCCAGGAAAAGGTCAAGGTTATCTTCGTGCTGCTGCAGAACTACGGCTTCGCCTCCATCGGGGCGCTGTCGGAGAGCCACGGGTCGCAGCGTTTCGGTACCCGCTACCGCACCGGCGAGACCCCCCACAACGCCGACGGTGACCTGCTGCCCGTCGACATCGCCGCCAATGCGGAGTCGTGGGGCCTGAAGGTGCTGCGGGTCCATGGCATGGAGGAGTTCCGCAGGGCCTACGCCGAGGCGGTGGCCTGCGAGGGCCCGGTGATGATCCACATCGAAACCGATCTGTACGGTCCCAACCCGCCCGGCTCCAGCTGGTGGGATGTGCCGATTTCGGAGGTCTCGCGCCTTGAGTCGACGCAGCAGGCTCGCACCTGGTACGAGGGCAAGAAGACCGACCAGCGTCATTACCTGCGCTGA